The following proteins come from a genomic window of Crassostrea angulata isolate pt1a10 chromosome 1, ASM2561291v2, whole genome shotgun sequence:
- the LOC128173980 gene encoding uncharacterized protein LOC128173980 isoform X2 — MFINPSYQGSRREGLTTWSPYRAADEVTLISMPKTVLVKPMRRGSAKEVPEDDMERKSHHSKRPAVNLPDPVPKASYTTEPPKPIILRNFTTEKSYSSKRSSDPKPYLQNGFGSREESDIDKLKSSSISQNDPGRVKSANGDLSQKPPIQHQKPFKRTPEGEDMTDIVSKNIHSGETPENTITAVRNELQNIVHPTVVTVSSGGWMGSSSGGMADIA; from the exons ATGTTCATAAACCCCAGTTACCAGGGCTCCAGGCGGGAAGGGCTAACTACCTGGAGTCCATACAGAGCCGCAGACGAGGTGACACTTATCTCCATGCCAAAAACTGTG TTGGTAAAACCCATGAGGAGGGGTTCAGCCAAGGAA GTTCCTGAGGATGATATGGAGAGAAAAAGTCATCATTCCAAGCGCCCCGCTGTGAACCTCCCTGACCCTGTGCCAAAGGCTTCCTATACAACCGAGCCCCCCAAACCAATCATATTGAGGAACTTCACCACAGAAAAGTCCTACTCATCCAAACGCTCGTCAGACCCCAAACCCTACCTTCAAAACGGGTTCGGTTCTCGTGAAGAGTCAGACATTGACAAACTGAAATCTAGCTCCATTAGTCAAAATGACCCAGGTAGAGTTAAGTCAGCCAATGGGGATCTATCCCAGAAGCCACCAATCCAGCATCAGAAACCATTTAAACGCACCCCTGAGGGGGAAGACATGACAGACATTGTGTCAAAGAACATTCACTCAGGGGAAACCCCTGAAAACACGATAACTGCTGTAAGGAACGAGCTACAGAACATTGTTCACCCCACAGTGGTGACCGTGAGTTCAGGGGGGTGGATGGGCTCATCTTCAGGGGGTATGGCAGATATAGCATGA
- the LOC128173980 gene encoding uncharacterized protein LOC128173980 isoform X1, producing MTILVSRNKVFPEEEISLPWKNEEEQTPEKKHEPMFINPSYQGSRREGLTTWSPYRAADEVTLISMPKTVVPEDDMERKSHHSKRPAVNLPDPVPKASYTTEPPKPIILRNFTTEKSYSSKRSSDPKPYLQNGFGSREESDIDKLKSSSISQNDPGRVKSANGDLSQKPPIQHQKPFKRTPEGEDMTDIVSKNIHSGETPENTITAVRNELQNIVHPTVVTVSSGGWMGSSSGGMADIA from the exons ATGACTATTCTTGTGAGCAGAAATAAGGTTTTCCCTGAAGAAGAAATTTCTCTTCCTTG GAAGAATGAGGAAGAACAGACCCCAG AGAAGAAACATGAACCAATGTTCATAAACCCCAGTTACCAGGGCTCCAGGCGGGAAGGGCTAACTACCTGGAGTCCATACAGAGCCGCAGACGAGGTGACACTTATCTCCATGCCAAAAACTGTG GTTCCTGAGGATGATATGGAGAGAAAAAGTCATCATTCCAAGCGCCCCGCTGTGAACCTCCCTGACCCTGTGCCAAAGGCTTCCTATACAACCGAGCCCCCCAAACCAATCATATTGAGGAACTTCACCACAGAAAAGTCCTACTCATCCAAACGCTCGTCAGACCCCAAACCCTACCTTCAAAACGGGTTCGGTTCTCGTGAAGAGTCAGACATTGACAAACTGAAATCTAGCTCCATTAGTCAAAATGACCCAGGTAGAGTTAAGTCAGCCAATGGGGATCTATCCCAGAAGCCACCAATCCAGCATCAGAAACCATTTAAACGCACCCCTGAGGGGGAAGACATGACAGACATTGTGTCAAAGAACATTCACTCAGGGGAAACCCCTGAAAACACGATAACTGCTGTAAGGAACGAGCTACAGAACATTGTTCACCCCACAGTGGTGACCGTGAGTTCAGGGGGGTGGATGGGCTCATCTTCAGGGGGTATGGCAGATATAGCATGA
- the LOC128173980 gene encoding uncharacterized protein LOC128173980 isoform X3 — MFINPSYQGSRREGLTTWSPYRAADEVTLISMPKTVVPEDDMERKSHHSKRPAVNLPDPVPKASYTTEPPKPIILRNFTTEKSYSSKRSSDPKPYLQNGFGSREESDIDKLKSSSISQNDPGRVKSANGDLSQKPPIQHQKPFKRTPEGEDMTDIVSKNIHSGETPENTITAVRNELQNIVHPTVVTVSSGGWMGSSSGGMADIA; from the exons ATGTTCATAAACCCCAGTTACCAGGGCTCCAGGCGGGAAGGGCTAACTACCTGGAGTCCATACAGAGCCGCAGACGAGGTGACACTTATCTCCATGCCAAAAACTGTG GTTCCTGAGGATGATATGGAGAGAAAAAGTCATCATTCCAAGCGCCCCGCTGTGAACCTCCCTGACCCTGTGCCAAAGGCTTCCTATACAACCGAGCCCCCCAAACCAATCATATTGAGGAACTTCACCACAGAAAAGTCCTACTCATCCAAACGCTCGTCAGACCCCAAACCCTACCTTCAAAACGGGTTCGGTTCTCGTGAAGAGTCAGACATTGACAAACTGAAATCTAGCTCCATTAGTCAAAATGACCCAGGTAGAGTTAAGTCAGCCAATGGGGATCTATCCCAGAAGCCACCAATCCAGCATCAGAAACCATTTAAACGCACCCCTGAGGGGGAAGACATGACAGACATTGTGTCAAAGAACATTCACTCAGGGGAAACCCCTGAAAACACGATAACTGCTGTAAGGAACGAGCTACAGAACATTGTTCACCCCACAGTGGTGACCGTGAGTTCAGGGGGGTGGATGGGCTCATCTTCAGGGGGTATGGCAGATATAGCATGA